The genomic DNA ATCTTCTGGGCAGACCTCCTCGGTGCCGACATCGATCCCGGCGCCAACGAGTTCGTTGCGAGCATCGGGGGAGTTCACAACAGCGAGTCACCGACCCCGGGAATGCTTTTCCTCAAGGTCGACGAACGGGCAGAGGGGAAGAACCCGCTGCACATCGACCTCGACGATCCGGACTATCCGGCGGACGTCGACCGCGCGGTCTCCTTGGGCGCACAGAAGCTCGCGTCTTTCGACGAGTATGGGATCGAATGGACGACTCTGAAGGATCCCGAAGGAAATCTCTTCGACATCGGTCGGCGAAAACTAGACTGAACCTCATACACCTGGTTCGAACATCAGGCCGTCTGCATGATCAGAGAGGCTCAGCATGACCCTGCCATTGACCGATCCGAGCAATTCCCCGAACGAACGACGAGGGCTCGAAGAGTACACGCGGCACACCGGGCATGCGGACATCTTGCGCGAGGACATCGATGGTGAGATCGGCGACTGAGTCGTGGGCACTGTGCAGAGGGCGGATCAAATAGGCTGGGAGGTATGACGAACATCCCATCGACCGGAACCGACACTGCGCCGAAACGATCCAAAGCACTCCTGCCGCTCGACCTGATCCGCGGATTCCTCATCGGCAGCGCCGAACTCGTCCCCGGGGTCTCCGGCGGAACCATTGCCTTGGTCACCGGAGTCTACGACCAGCTGATCGATTCCGCAGCGCACGTCGTTGCCGCGGCGAAGACCTTGGTGACCGGCCCCAAGCGTGTCAGCGGAGCACTGGCAGAACTGCGGCGCACCGACTGGTTCCTCGTCATCCCGGTTCTGTTGGGGATGGCCATGGCCGTATTCACCATCGCCGGTGTCCTGGAATCCTTCGTCACCGGCAATCCCGAACTCTCCCGCGGACTGTTCTTCGGCCTCGTCGCCGCCAGCATTGCGGTGCCGTTGCGCATGTTGCCGGCCCGCTCCTCGCGGCAACCGGCTCTCCTCGGCGTTCTGGCCTTCATTGTCGCTGCCGCTCTCGCATTCTTGATGACGAGTCTGGCCGGCGGGGCAGATGTGGAGAACCCACCGCTCATCGCCGTCTTCTTCGTCGCCTCGATCGCCGTCTGCGCACTTGTGGTTCCAGGAGTGTCCGGATCATTCTTCCTGTTGGCAGTCGGCATGTACTCGACCACACTGAGCGCCGTCGATTCACGTGATTTCGGGTATCTCGGAATCTTCCTGCTCGGCGCAGTCCTCGGCCTAGCGGTCTTCGTCAACATTCTCAAATACTTCCTGCACAATCACCGGTGGTGGACACTGATCGTCATGGCAGGGCTGATGTTCGGTTCCCTCCGCGCGCTCTGGCCGTGGCAGTCTTCTGCCGAGGTGGGCGCCGACGGCGAAGAGCACGGAGCGGGCGGCCTGCTGGCCCCTGTCGATCCGGTACTCGGTCCGATCCTGCTTGCGGTCCTCGGCGCGGCGGTTGTCGTCATCCTCATCGTCGTCGAGGCGAAATCTGCGTCTGCGAAGGGTGAGGCAGGTGGAGCCGATTCCACCACAGCGTGAACGCAAGAGAGTTTGTGCAAATTTCTCTCAAGATCCATTCAGAAAACGATCAGCGCCCACTAGGGTAAGAGAGTTGGTTCACTTTCATCCTCTTTGACCAGTTCTCTGGAGACTCATGCGTCTGCGCACCCTGTCCTCGTCCACACTCGCCCTCGCTCTCATCGTCACCGGCCCCGCGGCCGCCTCCGCGACTGGCCTCGGCAGTGCCGACGCCCCCGCCGACTCTCAGGCGGCGACAACCGGAGAACTGACTCTGTTGGCGACGACTGACGTTCACGGCAACGTACTCAACTGGGACTACTTCGCGAACAAGCCCTACCCGGCAGGGGAGGAGCTGGGCATGTCCCGAGCCTCGACTCTCATCAACGGAGTGCGTGAGGACAGGAGTGCGTGAGGACAAAGGTGCCGATTCCGTGCTCCTCGTCGACAACGGTGACACGATCCAAGGCAATCCATTGGCCTACTACTTCGCCAAACAGGAGCCGATCACGACGAGCGGCCAAACCCACCCACTGGCCAAGACCTACAACCACCTGGGATACGACGCACAGGTCGTCGGCAACCACGAATTCAACTACGGCCTCGATCTGCTGGCCACCTACCGTGACCAGGTCGACTTTCCACTGCTCGGGGCCAACGTCATCGACGACGCCGACGGACAGTCCCATTTGGACCCTTATGCGATGGTGGAGAAGCAGGTCGATGGTGAGACGATCACCGTCGGTGTTCTCGGAGTGACCACTCCCGGCAGCCGCATCTGGGACAAGAACAACCTGTCCGGGAAGGTGCACTTCGACGATCCGGTCGAAACAGCTCAGAAGTATGTGCCCGAGATGAAACAGAAGGGCGCAGACGTCATCGTCGTACTGTCCCACTCTGGCAAAGATCCGAAGGGACAGAGCTGGGATCCGGACCAGCTGCAGGAGAACGTCAGCACCTCGGTAGCGAAAGTGCCCGGAGTTGATGTCCTCGTCGCCGGCCATACTCATCAGAACGAACCCAGTCAGGTCGTGACCCGTGACGACGGCACCGAGGTGCTCATCACCCAACCGAACTATTGGGCACGGTCGGTATCCGAGGTGGGACTGCCGATCAATCTTGACACCCACCACGTGGACTGGGGCGAGGCCGCGCCGCACGCTGACGCTCTTGCCACCCAGGGGGAGGTCGCTGAGGACCAGGAGATCAAAGACCTTGTCGATGAGCAGCACCAGACCACGATCGACTACGTGAACACGAAGATCGGATCGGTCACCGAAACACTGTCGGCGAAGACCTCCTACTATGAAGACACGGCCATCCTCGACTTCATCTCCCACGTCCAAATCGAGACGATTGAAGAAGGACTGAAGGGAACGGACTATGCCGATCTTCCCGTGATCTCGCAGGCATCACCCTTCAGCCGCACCGCAGAGTTCCCCGCCGGCGACATCACGATCCGAGATGTGGCCGGACTCTACGTCTACGACAACACTCTTGCCGGAGTCGAGATCAACGGCGCTCAGCTGCGCGACTACCTCGAATTCTCGGCACGCTATTTCAAACAGACCGAGGAAGGCGCTGAATTCGACCCGGTCGACGGCACGAACGCGATCGACGAAGTTTCGGAATCTCCGATCCCGGACTACAACTACGACGCTCTGGCCGGAATCGACTACGACATCAATGTCTCCAAACCGACCGGGAAGAGGATCGAAAACCTCACGCAGGCTGACGGCAGCGAAATCGGAGACGATGACCGGTTCATCCTCGCCATCAACAACTATCGTCAGTCCGGTGGCGGCGGCTACCCGGTCGACGGACTCAAAGAGGTCTACAACGAACAGGTCGAGGTTCGTCAGGCACTTATCGACTGGGCGGAAGAGAAGCAGA from Brevibacterium sp. JSBI002 includes the following:
- a CDS encoding DUF368 domain-containing protein, producing the protein MTNIPSTGTDTAPKRSKALLPLDLIRGFLIGSAELVPGVSGGTIALVTGVYDQLIDSAAHVVAAAKTLVTGPKRVSGALAELRRTDWFLVIPVLLGMAMAVFTIAGVLESFVTGNPELSRGLFFGLVAASIAVPLRMLPARSSRQPALLGVLAFIVAAALAFLMTSLAGGADVENPPLIAVFFVASIAVCALVVPGVSGSFFLLAVGMYSTTLSAVDSRDFGYLGIFLLGAVLGLAVFVNILKYFLHNHRWWTLIVMAGLMFGSLRALWPWQSSAEVGADGEEHGAGGLLAPVDPVLGPILLAVLGAAVVVILIVVEAKSASAKGEAGGADSTTA
- a CDS encoding VOC family protein, coding for MASLASLSITFDCLDVEAQSIFWADLLGADIDPGANEFVASIGGVHNSESPTPGMLFLKVDERAEGKNPLHIDLDDPDYPADVDRAVSLGAQKLASFDEYGIEWTTLKDPEGNLFDIGRRKLD
- a CDS encoding bifunctional metallophosphatase/5'-nucleotidase — protein: MREDKGADSVLLVDNGDTIQGNPLAYYFAKQEPITTSGQTHPLAKTYNHLGYDAQVVGNHEFNYGLDLLATYRDQVDFPLLGANVIDDADGQSHLDPYAMVEKQVDGETITVGVLGVTTPGSRIWDKNNLSGKVHFDDPVETAQKYVPEMKQKGADVIVVLSHSGKDPKGQSWDPDQLQENVSTSVAKVPGVDVLVAGHTHQNEPSQVVTRDDGTEVLITQPNYWARSVSEVGLPINLDTHHVDWGEAAPHADALATQGEVAEDQEIKDLVDEQHQTTIDYVNTKIGSVTETLSAKTSYYEDTAILDFISHVQIETIEEGLKGTDYADLPVISQASPFSRTAEFPAGDITIRDVAGLYVYDNTLAGVEINGAQLRDYLEFSARYFKQTEEGAEFDPVDGTNAIDEVSESPIPDYNYDALAGIDYDINVSKPTGKRIENLTQADGSEIGDDDRFILAINNYRQSGGGGYPVDGLKEVYNEQVEVRQALIDWAEEKQIVDPADFFDENWQVVTSSRAPGGDDDDSGDSEDSDSSGEATAEAGSNASTGAESDAGGSSDGAGSGSSGSADGEDNAGESTSANDGSTNSASDGHAEGGGADGREADGSATGAGGGADLPRTGLELATSIGIAAAVIALGSALVVVSRRRRR
- a CDS encoding DinB family protein gives rise to the protein MTLPLTDPSNSPNERRGLEEYTRHTGHADILREDIDGEIGD